One part of the Aspergillus luchuensis IFO 4308 DNA, chromosome 5, nearly complete sequence genome encodes these proteins:
- a CDS encoding uncharacterized protein (TransMembrane:7 (o12-38i50-73o85-103i115-133o145-164i176-195o207-224i)), whose protein sequence is MDFDAQISYRDGLILGLIHLFGISYFVCFVVSFFLYHFPKSPSAIPRAQVVMFYSIGVLLWELSNLICQSLWIFDGDKTAPWGNFQMAGTMALIYTTAVPSIAATYRQQTYLRSVYLSGLTSLAIGKISAILAQTSDASMARSSFHWDCLWLGFWALVPSFHALQTQKSPPSLTVSLVRTTTWNLLAAAGCAAQVPERLGVVGHWHPSLYAMHLVLVWSSISYAQRVWDMVL, encoded by the coding sequence ATGGACTTCGACGCCCAGATCTCTTATCGCGATGGCTTGATTCTTGGTCTCATACATCTGTTTGGGATTTCCTACTTCGTCTGTTTCGtggtttccttctttctgtatCATTTCCCCAAGTCTCCCAGCGCCATTCCCAGGGCACAGGTGGTTATGTTCTACAGTATAGGAGTGTTGCTCTGGGAGCTGTCCAACCTGATTTGTCAGTCATTATGGATCTTTGACGGGGACAAAACTGCACCTTGGGGGAACTTTCAAATGGCAGGCACCATGGCCCTGATCTACACTACGGCTGTCCCTAGTATCGCTGCGACCTATCGGCAGCAAACCTACCTCCGCTCTGTCTACCTTTCCGGCTTGACCAGCCTGGCCATCGGCAAGATCAGCGCAATCCTCGCTCAGACCTCAGACGCGTCGATGGCACGGAGCAGCTTTCACTGGGATTGCCTCTGGCTTGGGTTTTGGGCATTGGTACCATCATTTCATGCACTGCAGACACAGAAAAGTCCACCATCATTGACCGTTAGTCTCGTCCGAACTACTACGTGGAATTTATTGGCGGCGGCCGGCTGTGCTGCGCAGGTTCCCGAGcgtttgggggtggtgggacaCTGGCATCCGAGCCTGTACGCGATGCATCTCGTGTTGGTGTGGAGCAGCATCTCGTATGCCCAAAGGGTCTGGGATATGGTACTCTGA
- a CDS encoding patatin-like phospholipase family protein (COG:O;~EggNog:ENOG410PN65;~InterPro:IPR001841,IPR016035,IPR002641,IPR017907;~PFAM:PF01734;~go_process: GO:0006629 - lipid metabolic process [Evidence IEA]): MKMDGTNVMVWSHFRLGDIYKARTPIRTKSSTMAWLDLTQDATGWSLVDTGRMNEIVQDMSHPATQYPSLISFVGNDNRMLALRSLFPQNNVLRRSSAGVIRLHLSITTAHTEYPIWFAESRLQDLPVVGECSKPPGKDGVHRYSINRTQFPTTDVTGSLLTRLVFPWMHVVCFFVDGLAGLERTKSLLEALRSRIQAGASSAPARMRVIVVLTRPTAVYKADPVEELQAVRSVTDPDHVSLSVVDLRGRHRLSGPALFAPLQRQVLDELQLSRTERLQRGLLFSAAHQAFLWHRSLPGLLHSAARRVDGLLLSRERLPVSGVFSEGLTELLVQSRTLKCPIQEIYSFMASALLTDAYPPGMHQFRPDHVFDTLYRDICARAWRTVGDPDGSGHNDAIRSYFAEQFRRLSPVHTSRAIRQDELIRFGRRWSALTLPTACVFCLGRWAEHQTPCRHGICDTCVTMFGQRARGVEYHRDLAQCPLCQGALQLTVRQLPPTKRPVVLALDGGGIRGMVTLGLLRALEQRLAGAITLPEIPDLTAGTSVGSVIGTDQVYNNTSAAEACRRFLDLAQCIFQPACSLSRIWPWLGCVLNLVRDAAYDSGALERTLQQVCQQGRRVFDVMPPLAAGRRLAIVASRISDGRPVVFPNYRGLRHGSVDLAYQRIVPHGESQNPSLVDGLKCSTAAPWIFPSQYLFEIDVLQDGGVRANNPHGIAQEECRIIWPSAQTHDLLISVGTGYVPPAEEGTDSAQHGCSFLQDKAPFRLWRAYNSSPCMDGVEAFKEGLNHVPHPLRTRIFRLDHALADLPRLDDVTRVAELAKEPYTVPDQLVRAVLATCFFFELDEGPTRAPGQYVCRGSVLCARREPRRIIERVLVDFPGAELQTGGGEHLGRSDDDDGCMVCGYYRKKVLFHVASLDEEISIMLKGSSGQQPIGGFPATVRQFLHLQQSDAVFGRSDHQIDQWPPHRMCYCPRGVKRVRFAEPAPSRKKRRV; this comes from the exons ATGAAAATGGATGGCACAAATGTAATGGTTTGGAGCCACTTCCGACTCGGGGACATATATAAGGCCCGAACCCCCATCCGAACCAAATCGTCAACCATGGCATGGCTGGACCTCACGCAAGACGCCACGGGCTGGTCCCTGGTCGACACGGGGCGGATGAACGAGATCGTGCAGGACATGAGTCATCCGGCCACGCAGTATCCTTCCCTGATTTCCTTCGTCGGCAACGATAATCGCATGCTGGCTCTACGCTCGCTTTTCCCCCAGAATAACGTTCTTCGCAGAAGCTCAGCGGGAGTAATCCGACTACACCTCAGCATCACTACCGCCCACACCGAATATCCGATCTGGTTCGCAGAGAGCAGGCTCCAGGATCTACCAGTGGTCGGTGAATGCTCCAAGCCCCCAGGGAAAGATGGCGTTCATCGATATTCCATCAACAGGACTCAGTTTCCTACCACCGATGTGACGGGTTCACTTCTGACGAGACTGGTGTTCCCGTGGATGCATGTCGTCTGTTTCTTTGTGGATGGGCTGGCGGGATTGGAGAGAACCAAGAGCCTGCTGGAAGCATTACGAAGTCGGATACAGGCCGGGGCGTCTTCCGCCCCAGCTCGTATGCGCGTGATTGTGGTTCTCACAAGACCAACCGCCGTCTACAAAGCAGACCCTGTGGAGGAGCTCCAGGCCGTTCGGAGCGTCACGGACCCGGATCATGTATCATTGTCGGTGGTCGACCTTCGAGGCCGCCATCGGCTTTCAGGTCCGGCATTATTCGCTCCGTTGCAACGTCAGGTCCTTGATGAGCTCCAGCTCAGCCGGACTGAGCGACTTCAGCGGGGGTTGCTCTTCTCGGCAGCCCACCAGGCCTTCCTTTGGCACCGTTCACTTCCAGGGTTACTCCACTCCGCTGCTCGCCGGGTggatggtcttcttctctctcgggAGAGACTGCCTGTCAGTGGAGTATTCAGCGAAGGCTTGACGGAACTTCTGGTGCAGTCACGCACGCTAAAGTGTCCGATTCAAGAAATCTATTCATTCATGGCGTCCGCTCTGTTGACGGACGCCTATCCTCCTGGAATGCACC AGTTCCGACCGGACCATGTCTTTGATACGTTGTACCGAGATATCTGCGCTAGAGCTTGGAGAACCGTTGGAGATCCCGATGGCAGCGGACACAATGACGCCATCCGTAGTTATTTCGCTGAACAGTTCCGCCGTCTCAGCCCGGTGCACACCTCACGCGCTATCCGCCAGGACGAATTGATTCGCTTCGGTCGACGGTGGTCTGCTCTGACCTTACCCACGGCGTGTGTCTTCTGTCTTGGTCGATGGGCCGAGCATCAGACCCCTTGTCGACATGGCATATGTGATACCTGCGTGACGATGTTTGGCCAGCGGGCCCGCGGCGTGGAATACCACCGAGACCTTGCCCAGTGTCCCCTGTGTCAGGGCGCTCTTCAGTTGACGGTCCGTCAACTACCACCGACCAAGCGCCCAGTCGTGCTGGCCCTCGATGGCGGCGGGATTCGGGGAATGGTCACCTTAGGCCTGTTGCGAGCGCTGGAGCAACGGCTTGCCGGCGCCATCACGCTGCCGGAGATCCCAGATCTAACCGCGGGCACCAGTGTTG GTTCCGTTATCGGGACCGATCAGgtctacaacaacacctcggCCGCAGAAGCATGTCGAAGATTTCTCGACTTGGCGCAATGCATATTCCAGCCTGCCTGCTCCCTTTCCCGAATATGGCCTTGGTTGGGCTGCGTCCTGAATCTGGTGCGAGATGCTGCCTACGACTCCGGTGCGTTAGAGCGAACGCTCCAACAGGTCTGTCAGCAGGGGCGTCGGGTGTTTGATGTGATGCCGCCATTGGCGGCAGGACGTCGTCTCGCCATCGTTGCAAGCCGTATCTCTGACGGCAGGCCGGTTGTCTTCCCCAATTACCGTGGATTGAGGCACGGATCTGTTGACTTAGCGTACCAAAGGATCGTCCCGCACGGCGAGAGCCAGAATCCGTCGTTAGTGGATGG CCTCAAATGCAGTACTGCAGCTCCCTG GATTTTCCCATCCCAGTACTTGTTCGAAATTGACGTTCTGCAGGATGGAGGCGTCCGTGCCAACAACCCGCACGGGATTGCTCAGGAGGAATGTCGAATTATCTGGCCATCCGCGCAGACACACGACCTACTGATATCCGTGGGCACGGGATACGTCCCACCGGCCGAGGAGGGGACCGATTCGGCCCAGCATGGTTGCAGCTTCCTACAAGACAAAGCGCCCTTCCGATTGTGGCGCGCGTACAACTCCTCCCCCTGTATGGACGGTGTAGAAGCCTTCAAGGAGGGATTAAATCATgtaccccatcccctccggACCCGTATCTTCCGGCTGGACCACGCTCTCGCCGATCTACCACGACTGGACGATGTGACGAGGGTCGCAGAACTCGCCAAGGAGCCGTACACGGTCCCAGACCAACTCGTGCGAGCAGTGCTCGCCAcgtgcttcttctttgaattAGACGAAGGTCCGACGAGGGCACCGGGCCAATACGTTTGTCGAGGATCGGTCCTATGTGCGCGCCGCGAGCCACGGCGGATTATAGAGCGCGTGTTGGTGGATTTCCCGGGCGCAGAGCTGCAGACCGGCGGCGGGGAGCACTTGGGTCGGtcggacgatgatgatggatgtatggTCTGTGGATACTACCGCAAAAAGGTTCTGTTCCACGTGGCCAGTCTGGATGAAGAAATATCGATCATGCTCAAGGGGTCGTCGGGTCAGCAGCCAATCGGCGGGTTTCCAGCCACTGTACGGCagtttctccacctccagcaaTCGGATGCTGTATTTGGGCGATCCGATCACCAAATTGACCAGTGGCCGCCGCACAGGATGTGTTACTGTCCGCGAGGTGTTAAACGGGTTCGTTTCGCCGAGCCAGCCCCGTCCCGGAAGAAACGGAGGGTGTAG